In one Gossypium hirsutum isolate 1008001.06 chromosome D09, Gossypium_hirsutum_v2.1, whole genome shotgun sequence genomic region, the following are encoded:
- the LOC107891519 gene encoding F-box/LRR-repeat protein At1g67190 isoform X2, with protein sequence MCCLLISSARDVVIASATCRKWREAYRKHLHTLAFNSNDWPAYCDISPILLEILITRTIFQTTGLQGLSILMDDAGEFTASTVIAWLMYTRETLRRLFYNVPTSPNVNILAICGRQKLEILAVAHNSITGVEPNFQRFPCLKSLSLSHVCISALDLSLLLTACPKLESLELVDPEIAISDAQVTVELSSPTLKSIYVEAISLDKFILETDSIERLHLRDCALEVFELIGKGTLKYFKIDDVSVIHLDIAETVDNLEVVDVSSFTIIWTRFYQMISRSSKLRKLRLWDVTFDDYDEGIDLETIAVCFPQLKHLSLCYELRDGLMHYGLQGSSNLENVTVLELGWTVINDFFSHWVEELLKRCPNLKKLIIFGVISEAKSHEECQILAKFTSSIVRLMRKYMHVEVQFEYE encoded by the exons ATGTGTTGTTTGCTTATATCTA GTGCCCGGGATGTGGTGATAGCCTCTGCAACATGTCGAAAATGGCGTGAAGCTTATCGGAAACATCTTCACACCTTAGCATTTAATTCTAATGATTGGCCTGCTTATTGTGATATTTCACCTATACTATTAGAGATCTTGATTACTCGAACAATATTCCAAACTACAGGACTGCAAGGCTTGTCTATTTTGATGGATGATGCTGGTGAGTTCACGGCTTCAACTGTTATTGCGTGGCTCATGTATACCCGAGAAACCTTGCGCCGGTTGTTTTATAATGTCCCAACTAGCCCAAATGTTAACATTCTTGCAATATGTGGGAGGCAGAAGCTGGAAATATTGGCAGTAGCCCACAATTCTATAACAGGTGTTGAACCTAATTTTCAGAGATTCCCTTGTTTGAAGTCCCTCTCTCTGAGTCATGTTTGTATTTCAGCTTTGGATTTGAGCCTATTACTCACTGCATGTCCAAAGCTTGAGAGCTTGGAACTTGTTGACCCAGAGATAGCAATATCAGATGCACAGGTGACGGTTGAACTGAGTAGCCCGACACTAAAGAGTATTTATGTTGAAGCTATTAGTTTGGATAAATTTATCCTGGAGACTGATAGTATTGAGCGTTTGCACTTGAGGGATTGTGCCCTTGAGGTTTTTGAATTGATTGGGAAAGGCACTTTGAAATATTTTAAGATTGATGATGTTAGTGTGATACATCTTGACATTGCTGAGACTGTTGATAATCTTGAGGTTGTTGATGTAAGTAGCTTCACAATAATCTGGACAAGGTTCTACCAGATGATTTCAAGATCCTCAAAATTGAGGAAGCTCCGGCTTTGGGACGTCACCTTTGATGATTATGATGAGGGTATTGATTTGGAAACAATTGCTGTTTGTTTTCCACAATTGAAACATCTTTCATTATGCTACGAATTGAGAGATGGTCTCATGCATTATGGTCTCCAAGGTTCTTCTAATTTGGAGAATGTGACAGTACTAGAGCTTGGATGGACTGTAATCAATGACTTCTTCTCGCATTGGGTTGAGGAGCTGCTAAAACGATGCCCAAATCTTAAGAAACTTATTATTTTTGGGGTTATTTCAGAAGCCAAGTCACACGAGGAATGCCAGATATTGGCCAAATTCACCTCATCTATTGTTCGGCTTATGAGGAAATACATGCATGTAGAGGTGCAATTtgaatatgagtaa
- the LOC107891518 gene encoding transcription factor TGA9 isoform X1: MANHRVGETGLTDSGPSSNHHHHHNIPYAVLHGMNVPPSFMHQEGSAFDFGELEEAIVLQGVKIRNDEAKPPLFTAGRPAATLEMFPSWPMRFQQTPRGSSKSGEESTDSGSGVNTISSKTENQVEPESPISKKTSSLDQQQQVEMASDISRTGTSQNQSAAAKTPQEKRRGSTSEKQLDAKTLRRLAQNREAARKSRLRKKAYVQQLESSRIKLTQLEQDLQRARSQGFFLGGCAGTVGTISSGAAIFDMEYSRWLEDDQRHMSELRTGLNAHLSDSDLRIIVDSYISHYDEIFRLKVAAAKADVFHLITGIWTTPAERCFLWMGGFRPSDLIKMLISQLDPLTEQQVMGIYSLQHSSQQAEEALTQGLEQLQQSLTDTIAGGPVIDGMQQMAVALGKLANLEGFVRQADNLRQQTLHQLSRILTVRQAARCFLMIGEYYGRLRALSSLWASRPRESMMSEDHSCQTTTELQMVQPSQNHFSNF; this comes from the exons ATGGCGAACCATAGAGTTGGAGAGACAGGTTTGACAGACTCGGGACCTTCTTCCAATCACCACCACCATCATAATATTCCTTATGCTGTTCTTCATGGAATGAATGTCCCCCCAAGTTTCAT GCATCAAGAAGGGTCTGCTTTTGATTTTGGAGAGCTTGAAGAAGCAATTGTGCTGCAAGGAGTGAAAATTAGAAACGATGAAGCTAAACCAC CTTTATTCACAGCAGGCAGGCCAGCAGCTACCCTGGAGATGTTCCCTTCTTGGCCAATGAGATTTCAGCAAACCCCAAGA GGAAGTTCAAAATCAGGAGAGGAAAGCACTGATTCAGGATCAGGAGTGAATACAATCTCAAGCAAAACTGAGAACCAGGTTGAGCCAGAATCACCCATCAGTAAGAAGACATCTTCTTTGGATCAACAACAACAGGTAGAGATGGCAAGTGATATCTCAAGAACAGGAACATCACAGAATCAATCAGCTGCTGCAAAAACACCCCAAGAGAAG AGAAGGGGTTCAACTTCTGAGAAACAGCTTGATGCTAAG acaCTGAGACGTTTAGCTCAGAACAGAGAAGCTGCAAGGAAAAGTCGTCTTAGAAAAAAG GCTTATGTTCAACAACTAGAATCAAGTAGAATAAAGTTAACTCAACTTGAACAAGATCTTCAGAGAGCACGATCTCAG ggatttTTCTTGGGAGGTTGTGCTGGTACTGTTGGGACTATCAGCTCTG GGGCTGCAATATTTGACATGGAATATTCGAGATGGTTAGAAGATGATCAGAGGCACATGTCGGAGCTCAGAACTGGATTAAATGCACACCTTTCGGACAGCGACCTTCGGATTATCGTAGACAGCTACATTTCACATTACGATGAAATTTTCCGGTTGAAGGTAGCCGCCGCAAAAGCCGATGTTTTTCACCTTATAACCGGGATATGGACCACTCCGGCGGAGCGCTGCTTCCTTTGGATGGGAGGTTTCAGACCCTCCGACCTCATCAAG ATGTTAATATCACAATTAGACCCATTAACAGAACAGCAAGTGATGGGGATTTACAGCCTGCAGCATTCTTCACAGCAGGCAGAAGAAGCACTCACCCAaggcctggaacagctccagcaGTCCCTCACCGACACCATTGCTGGTGGTCCGGTCATCGATGGAATGCAACAAATGGCTGTCGCCTTAGGCAAGCTTGCCAATCTTGAAGGCTTCGTTCGCCag GCTGACAATTTAAGACAGCAAACCCTTCACCAATTGTCTCGGATATTAACGGTGAGACAAGCGGCACGGTGTTTTCTGATGATCGGAGAGTATTATGGACGTTTACGAGCACTCAGTTCTCTTTGGGCCTCTCGTCCTCGGGA GAGCATGATGAGTGAAGATCACTCATGCCAAACAACAACAGAGTTGCAAATGGTCCAACCCTCACAGAATCATTTCTCAAACTTTTGa
- the LOC107891518 gene encoding transcription factor TGA9 isoform X2, with amino-acid sequence MANHRVGETGLTDSGPSSNHHHHHNIPYAVLHGMNVPPSFMHQEGSAFDFGELEEAIVLQGVKIRNDEAKPPLFTAGRPAATLEMFPSWPMRFQQTPRGSSKSGEESTDSGSGVNTISSKTENQVEPESPISKKTSSLDQQQQVEMASDISRTGTSQNQSAAAKTPQEKRRGSTSEKQLDAKTLRRLAQNREAARKSRLRKKAYVQQLESSRIKLTQLEQDLQRARSQGFFLGGCAGTVGTISSGAAIFDMEYSRWLEDDQRHMSELRTGLNAHLSDSDLRIIVDSYISHYDEIFRLKVAAAKADVFHLITGIWTTPAERCFLWMGGFRPSDLIKMLISQLDPLTEQQVMGIYSLQHSSQQAEEALTQGLEQLQQSLTDTIAGGPVIDGMQQMAVALGKLANLEGFVRQADNLRQQTLHQLSRILTVRQAARCFLMIGEYYGRLRALSSLWASRPRDLYDVGA; translated from the exons ATGGCGAACCATAGAGTTGGAGAGACAGGTTTGACAGACTCGGGACCTTCTTCCAATCACCACCACCATCATAATATTCCTTATGCTGTTCTTCATGGAATGAATGTCCCCCCAAGTTTCAT GCATCAAGAAGGGTCTGCTTTTGATTTTGGAGAGCTTGAAGAAGCAATTGTGCTGCAAGGAGTGAAAATTAGAAACGATGAAGCTAAACCAC CTTTATTCACAGCAGGCAGGCCAGCAGCTACCCTGGAGATGTTCCCTTCTTGGCCAATGAGATTTCAGCAAACCCCAAGA GGAAGTTCAAAATCAGGAGAGGAAAGCACTGATTCAGGATCAGGAGTGAATACAATCTCAAGCAAAACTGAGAACCAGGTTGAGCCAGAATCACCCATCAGTAAGAAGACATCTTCTTTGGATCAACAACAACAGGTAGAGATGGCAAGTGATATCTCAAGAACAGGAACATCACAGAATCAATCAGCTGCTGCAAAAACACCCCAAGAGAAG AGAAGGGGTTCAACTTCTGAGAAACAGCTTGATGCTAAG acaCTGAGACGTTTAGCTCAGAACAGAGAAGCTGCAAGGAAAAGTCGTCTTAGAAAAAAG GCTTATGTTCAACAACTAGAATCAAGTAGAATAAAGTTAACTCAACTTGAACAAGATCTTCAGAGAGCACGATCTCAG ggatttTTCTTGGGAGGTTGTGCTGGTACTGTTGGGACTATCAGCTCTG GGGCTGCAATATTTGACATGGAATATTCGAGATGGTTAGAAGATGATCAGAGGCACATGTCGGAGCTCAGAACTGGATTAAATGCACACCTTTCGGACAGCGACCTTCGGATTATCGTAGACAGCTACATTTCACATTACGATGAAATTTTCCGGTTGAAGGTAGCCGCCGCAAAAGCCGATGTTTTTCACCTTATAACCGGGATATGGACCACTCCGGCGGAGCGCTGCTTCCTTTGGATGGGAGGTTTCAGACCCTCCGACCTCATCAAG ATGTTAATATCACAATTAGACCCATTAACAGAACAGCAAGTGATGGGGATTTACAGCCTGCAGCATTCTTCACAGCAGGCAGAAGAAGCACTCACCCAaggcctggaacagctccagcaGTCCCTCACCGACACCATTGCTGGTGGTCCGGTCATCGATGGAATGCAACAAATGGCTGTCGCCTTAGGCAAGCTTGCCAATCTTGAAGGCTTCGTTCGCCag GCTGACAATTTAAGACAGCAAACCCTTCACCAATTGTCTCGGATATTAACGGTGAGACAAGCGGCACGGTGTTTTCTGATGATCGGAGAGTATTATGGACGTTTACGAGCACTCAGTTCTCTTTGGGCCTCTCGTCCTCGGGA TTTGTATGATGTAGGAGCATGA
- the LOC107891519 gene encoding F-box/LRR-repeat protein At1g67190 isoform X1 — MEHLPVEVIGNILSHLEGARDVVIASATCRKWREAYRKHLHTLAFNSNDWPAYCDISPILLEILITRTIFQTTGLQGLSILMDDAGEFTASTVIAWLMYTRETLRRLFYNVPTSPNVNILAICGRQKLEILAVAHNSITGVEPNFQRFPCLKSLSLSHVCISALDLSLLLTACPKLESLELVDPEIAISDAQVTVELSSPTLKSIYVEAISLDKFILETDSIERLHLRDCALEVFELIGKGTLKYFKIDDVSVIHLDIAETVDNLEVVDVSSFTIIWTRFYQMISRSSKLRKLRLWDVTFDDYDEGIDLETIAVCFPQLKHLSLCYELRDGLMHYGLQGSSNLENVTVLELGWTVINDFFSHWVEELLKRCPNLKKLIIFGVISEAKSHEECQILAKFTSSIVRLMRKYMHVEVQFEYE, encoded by the coding sequence ATGGAGCATCTACCTGTTGAAGTAATTGGAAATATTTTATCTCACCTTGAAGGTGCCCGGGATGTGGTGATAGCCTCTGCAACATGTCGAAAATGGCGTGAAGCTTATCGGAAACATCTTCACACCTTAGCATTTAATTCTAATGATTGGCCTGCTTATTGTGATATTTCACCTATACTATTAGAGATCTTGATTACTCGAACAATATTCCAAACTACAGGACTGCAAGGCTTGTCTATTTTGATGGATGATGCTGGTGAGTTCACGGCTTCAACTGTTATTGCGTGGCTCATGTATACCCGAGAAACCTTGCGCCGGTTGTTTTATAATGTCCCAACTAGCCCAAATGTTAACATTCTTGCAATATGTGGGAGGCAGAAGCTGGAAATATTGGCAGTAGCCCACAATTCTATAACAGGTGTTGAACCTAATTTTCAGAGATTCCCTTGTTTGAAGTCCCTCTCTCTGAGTCATGTTTGTATTTCAGCTTTGGATTTGAGCCTATTACTCACTGCATGTCCAAAGCTTGAGAGCTTGGAACTTGTTGACCCAGAGATAGCAATATCAGATGCACAGGTGACGGTTGAACTGAGTAGCCCGACACTAAAGAGTATTTATGTTGAAGCTATTAGTTTGGATAAATTTATCCTGGAGACTGATAGTATTGAGCGTTTGCACTTGAGGGATTGTGCCCTTGAGGTTTTTGAATTGATTGGGAAAGGCACTTTGAAATATTTTAAGATTGATGATGTTAGTGTGATACATCTTGACATTGCTGAGACTGTTGATAATCTTGAGGTTGTTGATGTAAGTAGCTTCACAATAATCTGGACAAGGTTCTACCAGATGATTTCAAGATCCTCAAAATTGAGGAAGCTCCGGCTTTGGGACGTCACCTTTGATGATTATGATGAGGGTATTGATTTGGAAACAATTGCTGTTTGTTTTCCACAATTGAAACATCTTTCATTATGCTACGAATTGAGAGATGGTCTCATGCATTATGGTCTCCAAGGTTCTTCTAATTTGGAGAATGTGACAGTACTAGAGCTTGGATGGACTGTAATCAATGACTTCTTCTCGCATTGGGTTGAGGAGCTGCTAAAACGATGCCCAAATCTTAAGAAACTTATTATTTTTGGGGTTATTTCAGAAGCCAAGTCACACGAGGAATGCCAGATATTGGCCAAATTCACCTCATCTATTGTTCGGCTTATGAGGAAATACATGCATGTAGAGGTGCAATTtgaatatgagtaa